The Maridesulfovibrio frigidus DSM 17176 genome has a segment encoding these proteins:
- the satP gene encoding acetate uptake transporter — MEHKLANPAPLGLMGFGMTTVLLNIHNAGFFPISSMILAMGIFYGGIAQVIAGIMEFRKGNTFATTAFISYGFFWLTLVGLIVMPKLGWAEPTPHAFMGWFLVTWGIFTMFMFYGTLKSNRALQFVFLSLTILFFLLAIRDFTGSVLIGTIAGFEGIICGGSAIYLAMAEVLNEVHGRTVLPIGEPVDHDVL; from the coding sequence ATGGAACACAAATTAGCAAACCCAGCTCCATTGGGGCTTATGGGATTTGGCATGACCACAGTTCTACTCAATATTCATAATGCAGGTTTTTTCCCTATAAGTTCGATGATTCTTGCTATGGGCATTTTTTATGGTGGAATCGCTCAGGTGATCGCTGGAATAATGGAGTTCAGAAAAGGTAATACTTTTGCCACCACAGCGTTCATCTCATACGGGTTCTTTTGGCTGACATTGGTCGGTCTTATAGTTATGCCTAAACTGGGTTGGGCTGAGCCTACTCCGCATGCATTTATGGGCTGGTTCCTCGTAACGTGGGGCATTTTCACTATGTTCATGTTCTATGGAACATTGAAGAGCAATAGAGCATTGCAGTTTGTTTTCCTGTCACTGACTATTTTGTTCTTCCTACTTGCGATACGCGACTTCACCGGAAGTGTATTAATCGGTACTATTGCTGGTTTTGAAGGCATTATTTGTGGTGGATCAGCTATCTATCTCGCTATGGCAGAAGTGCTGAATGAGGTTCATGGCCGCACTGTGCTTCCTATTGGCGAGCCAGTTGACCATGATGTTTTGTAA
- the dsrJ gene encoding sulfate reduction electron transfer complex DsrMKJOP subunit DsrJ has protein sequence MYNGGKIITGLVIFIGLVSLPFWANMGGSYEQPKIELPKNSTECIAPKEEMRTSHMQLLNDWRDMALREGKRTYISASGKEYTISLQNTCMECHTSKAEFCDKCHTDAGVTPYCWDCHVPPKEAK, from the coding sequence ATGTATAACGGTGGAAAAATCATAACAGGTCTAGTTATCTTCATTGGACTCGTTTCTCTTCCATTCTGGGCAAACATGGGCGGTTCTTACGAACAGCCTAAGATTGAACTACCTAAGAATTCGACAGAGTGTATCGCTCCCAAAGAAGAAATGCGTACATCGCACATGCAGCTCCTGAACGACTGGAGAGACATGGCTCTTCGTGAAGGCAAGCGGACGTACATCAGTGCTAGCGGCAAGGAATACACCATTAGCCTTCAGAATACCTGTATGGAATGTCATACAAGTAAAGCTGAATTCTGTGACAAGTGTCATACTGACGCTGGTGTAACCCCGTACTGCTGGGATTGCCACGTACCTCCAAAGGAGGCAAAATAA
- the rpsP gene encoding 30S ribosomal protein S16 encodes MALKLRLTRMGSKKRPFYRIVAINSATRRDGRPLEFLGYYNPMTEPVELKIDTEKVQAWMDKGAKPSDTVKALLKKNS; translated from the coding sequence ATGGCTTTAAAACTAAGATTGACACGTATGGGTTCCAAAAAACGTCCTTTTTATCGTATTGTAGCAATTAACAGCGCAACAAGACGTGATGGTCGTCCTTTAGAATTTCTCGGATATTACAACCCAATGACTGAGCCTGTTGAACTCAAGATTGATACTGAAAAAGTTCAGGCTTGGATGGATAAAGGCGCAAAACCTAGCGATACTGTTAAAGCACTTCTTAAGAAAAATTCTTAA
- the dsrO gene encoding sulfate reduction electron transfer complex DsrMKJOP subunit DsrO has product MKQSRRNFLKFAGLSAAGLCLAPTAAALASGGGGAGKAHAVVNAKTLHAKRWAMVVDTRKLNTEEAIETLAEVCHHIHNVPTIPGKQEVKWLWEGTYAETFPEQENNFPSEDLEKRRFPLLCNHCENPSCVRVCPTKATFKRADGIVAMDYHRCIGCRYCMAACPYGSRSFNFMDPRPFMDMDKINKKFPTRMRGVVEKCNFCVERLAIGEMPACVEKSSGAITFGDLQDPDSSVRKVLRENFTIRRKPAVGTEPGVYYII; this is encoded by the coding sequence ATGAAACAGAGTAGAAGAAACTTCCTCAAGTTTGCAGGTCTCTCAGCAGCAGGACTTTGTCTTGCTCCTACAGCTGCAGCTCTAGCATCAGGTGGAGGCGGAGCTGGCAAAGCACATGCTGTTGTCAACGCTAAAACTTTGCATGCTAAACGCTGGGCAATGGTTGTAGATACTCGCAAATTAAATACTGAAGAAGCAATAGAAACTCTGGCTGAAGTTTGTCACCACATCCACAACGTTCCAACGATTCCTGGTAAACAGGAAGTTAAATGGTTGTGGGAAGGTACATATGCGGAAACTTTCCCTGAACAGGAAAACAATTTCCCATCCGAAGATCTCGAAAAACGCAGATTTCCATTACTCTGCAACCATTGCGAAAATCCATCATGTGTAAGAGTTTGTCCTACAAAGGCAACCTTCAAGCGCGCTGACGGAATCGTAGCAATGGATTACCATCGCTGTATCGGCTGTCGTTACTGTATGGCTGCATGTCCTTATGGGTCACGTAGCTTTAACTTCATGGATCCTAGACCATTTATGGATATGGATAAGATCAATAAGAAGTTCCCTACTCGCATGCGCGGAGTTGTTGAAAAATGCAACTTCTGTGTTGAGCGTCTCGCTATCGGCGAAATGCCTGCTTGTGTGGAAAAATCCAGTGGCGCAATAACCTTTGGTGACTTGCAGGACCCTGACTCTTCAGTCAGAAAAGTTCTAAGAGAAAACTTCACCATTCGTAGGAAACCCGCAGTCGGCACTGAGCCGGGCGTTTACTACATCATTTAG
- the dsrM gene encoding sulfate reduction electron transfer complex DsrMKJOP subunit DsrM — MNALYSLVLVFALVLLALFGVETAHMAKLFGTVLPVVAVAVFLVGFAYRMIKWAKSPVPFCIPTTGGQQKSLDFIHHNKFDNPVTTGQTFIRMVLEICCFRSLFRNTTVGLKDGRVTYASAKWLWLFSLLFHYSFLLIVIRHMRLFFEPIPAVIGFVEMLDGIMQIGTPRMYMSDVLIMVGVTFLLARRLWDAKLRYISLVTDYFPLLLIISIALSGIYMRFIAHVDVVAIKQLTMGIVTFHPVIPANVDVSFYVHIFLVCTLLIYFPFSKLMHAGGVFLSPTRNLPNNSRIKHHENPWNDPNIKPHSYEAYEDDFREPMIEAGLPVEKDA, encoded by the coding sequence ATGAACGCTTTGTACTCACTCGTTTTAGTTTTTGCCCTAGTGCTGCTGGCTCTCTTTGGAGTAGAAACAGCGCATATGGCAAAACTTTTCGGAACAGTACTCCCAGTAGTAGCTGTTGCCGTGTTTCTGGTAGGTTTTGCTTACCGGATGATTAAATGGGCAAAGAGCCCTGTTCCTTTTTGTATTCCGACCACGGGCGGACAACAGAAGTCTTTGGACTTCATCCATCACAACAAGTTCGACAACCCAGTGACCACGGGTCAAACTTTTATCAGAATGGTCCTTGAGATCTGCTGTTTCCGGTCATTATTCCGGAATACCACAGTAGGCCTCAAAGATGGCAGAGTTACATACGCTTCAGCTAAATGGCTGTGGCTTTTCTCCCTGCTTTTCCATTACTCATTCCTGCTTATTGTAATCAGGCACATGAGACTTTTCTTTGAACCGATTCCTGCTGTTATCGGTTTTGTTGAAATGCTTGACGGAATCATGCAGATCGGAACTCCTAGAATGTATATGAGTGACGTGCTTATCATGGTCGGTGTGACATTCTTGCTCGCACGCAGACTTTGGGACGCAAAACTCCGTTACATTTCTCTGGTTACTGACTACTTCCCACTGTTGCTCATTATCTCCATCGCCCTTTCAGGGATTTACATGCGCTTTATCGCTCATGTTGATGTTGTAGCTATTAAGCAGCTTACTATGGGAATTGTCACTTTCCACCCCGTTATTCCTGCTAATGTGGATGTATCTTTTTACGTACATATCTTCTTGGTTTGTACTCTTTTGATTTACTTCCCATTCAGCAAGCTTATGCATGCTGGTGGTGTTTTCCTTTCTCCTACAAGGAATTTGCCTAACAACTCACGCATTAAGCATCACGAGAACCCATGGAATGATCCTAACATCAAGCCACATAGCTATGAGGCTTATGAAGATGATTTCAGGGAACCAATGATTGAAGCGGGTCTCCCTGTGGAAAAAGACGCATAA
- a CDS encoding (Fe-S)-binding protein, protein MFNSKSSCATMRHTADTCINCGICVDECRFLQEFGSPDIIAKAALASDLNHDIAAVSAYHCSTCSLCSAVCPVNANPAAMFEPLRSHAQKKTLFSLDSYEPLLSYEKLGGSFLFKDNILPNKCTTAFFPGCTLPAMFPKATQATYAALKQQDPSLGLILNCCSKPSKALGLSNSHSEAISELVNFIESKGIKKILTACPNCHITFKDYSPSFKVVSIYEELLDLNILANSPWLKKVTIHDPCVTRFESGVHKAVRQLLTKAGVNIVEMKHTKEKTICCGEGGAVGFHNSPYAQLWTEKRATEAEQVKVPMVTYCAGCANYLSKSSPVAHLLDLLFVKRNTTPKLPMFPFNYLNRLKLKITARLV, encoded by the coding sequence ATGTTTAATTCAAAATCATCCTGCGCTACCATGCGCCACACTGCTGACACCTGTATTAATTGTGGAATATGTGTTGACGAGTGTCGTTTTCTGCAAGAATTCGGTTCTCCGGACATAATTGCAAAGGCAGCTCTTGCGTCTGACCTTAACCACGACATAGCAGCCGTATCCGCATACCATTGCTCTACATGCTCTCTATGTTCAGCAGTCTGCCCCGTAAACGCCAACCCGGCAGCCATGTTTGAACCGCTCCGTAGCCACGCGCAGAAAAAAACTCTTTTTTCACTTGATAGCTACGAACCACTTTTAAGCTATGAAAAACTCGGCGGAAGTTTTCTCTTTAAAGATAATATACTTCCAAATAAATGCACTACTGCGTTCTTTCCAGGATGCACGCTGCCTGCCATGTTTCCTAAAGCCACACAAGCAACATACGCAGCCTTGAAACAACAAGACCCGTCACTGGGTCTAATACTTAATTGCTGCTCAAAACCTTCAAAAGCCTTGGGGCTCTCAAACTCACACAGCGAAGCAATCTCTGAGCTTGTAAATTTCATTGAGTCAAAAGGTATTAAAAAAATACTTACGGCCTGCCCTAACTGCCACATCACGTTTAAGGATTACTCCCCTTCGTTTAAAGTTGTCTCAATTTACGAAGAACTGTTGGATCTAAACATTTTGGCAAACAGCCCTTGGCTCAAAAAAGTTACCATACACGACCCTTGCGTTACCCGTTTTGAGTCCGGCGTGCATAAAGCAGTCAGGCAATTACTAACAAAGGCTGGGGTCAATATAGTTGAAATGAAGCATACCAAAGAAAAAACCATTTGCTGTGGTGAAGGTGGAGCTGTAGGTTTCCACAACAGCCCCTATGCGCAACTCTGGACAGAAAAAAGGGCTACTGAAGCTGAGCAAGTTAAAGTCCCGATGGTGACCTATTGCGCAGGGTGTGCAAATTATCTTTCTAAAAGCAGCCCCGTGGCCCATCTGCTTGATTTACTGTTTGTAAAAAGAAACACAACCCCAAAGCTACCAATGTTCCCCTTCAATTATTTAAACAGACTAAAACTTAAAATTACAGCCCGGCTCGTTTAG
- the sfsA gene encoding DNA/RNA nuclease SfsA — MNVPDPLIVFPEGCRHAQFIKRYKRFTVEVLLDGEIVGVHTNNTGSMLGLLREGQDIFISPALNPARKLKWTLEMVNSCGGWVGVNTSVPNKMIQCAFEAGILPELAGYTDIKREAKVGKSRLDAKFTDETGKLPDLWVECKNVTLVEDEVACFPDAPTERGQKHLVELMELAKGGCRVAMFFFIQRNDGKCFGPADFVDPQYAKLFFEALKAGVECWPYEAILSVKGISVGKMMKF, encoded by the coding sequence ATGAATGTACCAGATCCGTTAATTGTTTTCCCAGAAGGTTGCCGTCATGCGCAGTTTATTAAGAGATATAAGAGGTTTACCGTAGAGGTTTTGCTCGACGGGGAAATTGTAGGTGTACATACAAATAATACTGGTTCTATGCTCGGGCTTTTGCGCGAAGGTCAGGATATCTTTATCTCTCCGGCTTTAAATCCTGCTCGAAAGCTTAAGTGGACTTTGGAGATGGTCAATTCTTGCGGAGGATGGGTGGGTGTTAATACATCTGTTCCCAACAAAATGATCCAGTGTGCTTTTGAAGCCGGAATTTTGCCCGAGCTTGCTGGGTATACGGACATCAAGCGTGAAGCGAAAGTCGGCAAAAGCCGTCTTGATGCTAAATTTACTGATGAAACCGGGAAATTACCGGATCTCTGGGTTGAGTGTAAAAATGTGACACTTGTTGAGGATGAAGTCGCTTGTTTTCCAGATGCTCCGACCGAGCGCGGGCAGAAGCATTTAGTTGAACTCATGGAGCTTGCTAAGGGTGGTTGCAGGGTCGCCATGTTTTTTTTCATCCAACGGAATGACGGGAAGTGTTTCGGGCCTGCGGACTTTGTAGATCCACAATATGCAAAGTTGTTTTTTGAGGCTCTTAAAGCTGGTGTAGAGTGTTGGCCGTATGAAGCCATTTTAAGTGTAAAGGGTATTTCTGTGGGTAAAATGATGAAGTTTTAA
- a CDS encoding OB-fold protein: MSNIVKATEFHLVDPMGRTRSKIYISDEGKPTADIFDSTGELVNRVDLQKTQQKIGPTTHQPVLPHQKETLSSWHARIANEVSTCQPKLRVGSYKLYIDFTENNTLASGKYLNEVIEIAGEVVDVSAKNFGDLHVGLKGISNYTAEVICHFTEDQTAIVSNMKPGAKIKIKGKCTEYVNKRVKVWGCQVL; this comes from the coding sequence ATGAGCAATATAGTCAAGGCAACAGAATTTCATTTGGTTGACCCGATGGGTAGAACAAGATCTAAAATATACATTTCTGACGAAGGAAAACCAACAGCGGATATTTTTGATTCTACCGGAGAACTGGTAAATAGAGTTGATCTACAAAAGACTCAGCAAAAAATCGGCCCAACAACTCATCAACCTGTTCTTCCTCATCAAAAAGAAACCCTCAGTTCATGGCACGCCCGCATAGCAAATGAAGTATCAACCTGCCAGCCAAAACTCCGAGTAGGTTCTTACAAGCTTTACATAGACTTTACAGAAAACAATACTCTAGCCAGCGGCAAATACTTAAATGAAGTTATAGAAATTGCTGGTGAGGTTGTTGATGTCTCTGCTAAGAACTTTGGTGATTTGCACGTAGGGCTGAAAGGTATTTCAAATTATACTGCTGAAGTTATATGCCATTTCACTGAAGACCAAACCGCTATTGTCAGCAACATGAAACCCGGCGCTAAAATTAAAATAAAGGGCAAGTGCACTGAATACGTTAATAAGCGCGTCAAAGTTTGGGGCTGTCAGGTTCTATAG
- the dsrK gene encoding sulfate reduction electron transfer complex DsrMKJOP subunit DsrK, with product MADLPKADELFKSINYTPPSTGWMDTPVDFSPGNWCYPAKVDKLEYLGLPNPRVWNPEDVDWKLPENWQDIVHEGFKERLDKYRSLKVFMDVCVRCGACADKCHFFIGSGDPKNMPVLRAELMRSVYRKDFTMAGKILTTLTGSRVMTEDVLKEWFIYFYQCTECRRCSLFCPYGIDTAEITMMARELLTLCGVNINWIMEPAANCNRTGNHLGIQPHAFKDIVEFMVDDIEEVTGKRINVPINEKGHEVLFITPSGDVFADPGIYTFMGYLMLFDHIGLDYTLSTYASEGGNFGLFTSADMMKKINGKMYAEAKRLGSKWILGGECGHMWRVINQYMDTMNGPADFLQVPKSPITGTVFESAAQTKMVHITEFTADLMKHDKLNLDPTRNDHIRATFHDSCNPARAMGLLDEPRYVLNNVLKNFHEMPEQTIREQTFCCAGGSGLNTDEIMEIRMRGGLPRGNALKSVQEEHDVNMMACICAIDRATLIPLSNYWAPGVDVCGVHELVGNALILDGEKERETDLRLEPLPGKEG from the coding sequence ATGGCTGACCTCCCAAAAGCTGATGAGCTTTTTAAAAGCATTAATTATACGCCACCGTCCACAGGTTGGATGGATACTCCGGTTGATTTTTCACCCGGTAACTGGTGTTATCCCGCTAAAGTGGATAAACTTGAATACTTAGGTTTACCAAACCCACGCGTATGGAATCCCGAAGACGTGGACTGGAAACTACCCGAAAACTGGCAGGACATTGTCCACGAAGGGTTCAAAGAGAGATTGGATAAATACCGCTCTCTGAAAGTATTCATGGATGTCTGTGTTCGTTGTGGTGCTTGTGCAGACAAGTGTCATTTCTTCATCGGCTCCGGCGATCCTAAAAACATGCCAGTCCTACGTGCAGAGCTTATGCGTTCTGTTTACCGTAAGGACTTCACCATGGCCGGAAAGATTCTGACAACCCTCACAGGTTCCAGAGTCATGACCGAAGACGTTCTTAAAGAATGGTTCATATACTTTTATCAGTGTACTGAATGTCGTCGTTGTTCTCTGTTCTGCCCTTACGGCATCGATACAGCTGAAATCACAATGATGGCTCGTGAGCTGCTCACACTTTGCGGTGTGAACATTAACTGGATCATGGAACCTGCGGCTAACTGTAACCGCACTGGTAACCATCTCGGAATTCAGCCTCACGCTTTCAAAGACATCGTTGAATTCATGGTTGACGATATCGAAGAAGTCACAGGCAAAAGAATTAACGTTCCCATCAATGAAAAAGGTCATGAAGTTCTCTTCATTACTCCTTCAGGTGACGTTTTTGCTGATCCAGGCATCTACACCTTCATGGGTTACCTGATGCTATTTGATCACATTGGTCTTGATTACACTCTCTCCACATATGCATCTGAAGGTGGTAACTTCGGTCTGTTCACTTCTGCGGACATGATGAAGAAAATCAACGGAAAGATGTATGCTGAAGCTAAGCGCCTCGGGTCCAAATGGATTCTCGGTGGTGAGTGTGGGCATATGTGGCGTGTTATCAACCAGTACATGGACACAATGAACGGACCAGCGGACTTCTTGCAAGTTCCTAAAAGCCCGATCACCGGTACTGTATTTGAAAGTGCTGCTCAGACTAAAATGGTCCACATCACAGAGTTCACAGCTGACCTCATGAAACATGATAAGCTGAACCTCGATCCGACCAGAAATGACCACATACGTGCGACCTTCCATGATTCATGTAACCCTGCAAGGGCTATGGGTCTTCTGGATGAGCCTCGCTACGTTCTCAATAACGTGCTGAAAAACTTCCATGAAATGCCTGAGCAGACCATTCGCGAGCAAACATTCTGTTGTGCTGGTGGATCAGGTTTGAACACAGACGAAATCATGGAAATTCGTATGCGCGGAGGCTTACCTCGCGGTAACGCTCTCAAATCAGTTCAGGAAGAGCATGATGTAAACATGATGGCCTGTATCTGTGCAATTGACCGTGCTACACTTATTCCGCTTTCCAACTACTGGGCTCCAGGCGTTGACGTCTGTGGTGTTCACGAACTTGTCGGTAACGCTCTCATTCTCGACGGCGAGAAAGAAAGAGAAACTGACCTTCGTTTGGAACCTCTGCCTGGGAAGGAGGGCTAA
- the rimM gene encoding ribosome maturation factor RimM (Essential for efficient processing of 16S rRNA): MELLLVAEVVKSHGLKGEVCIDSHADSPFSFDEVSSLYLQSKGQKPRRFVVQSFRRHKGRALVIFKGINDRDKADTLRGMDVLVQKEDLPELRADEVYMYQLKSAAVELEDGTAVGTISDFLFAPGQETWVISSPEGKEILFPAVAEFVLSVDVEAGKIVIAPPEGLLELYMTSPTK; encoded by the coding sequence ATGGAATTACTATTAGTAGCCGAGGTGGTCAAATCACATGGTCTTAAGGGGGAAGTTTGCATCGATTCCCATGCGGACTCCCCTTTTTCCTTCGATGAGGTCTCTAGCCTTTACTTACAAAGTAAGGGACAGAAACCCCGTCGATTTGTTGTGCAATCCTTTCGGAGGCACAAAGGCCGGGCTTTAGTAATTTTCAAAGGCATAAATGATCGCGATAAGGCTGATACCTTACGCGGCATGGATGTTTTGGTGCAAAAAGAAGATCTCCCTGAACTTAGGGCCGATGAAGTCTACATGTACCAATTGAAGAGTGCTGCCGTCGAACTTGAAGACGGTACAGCTGTGGGCACCATTTCGGATTTCCTTTTTGCGCCGGGTCAAGAGACTTGGGTGATCTCATCTCCAGAAGGAAAAGAAATTCTTTTTCCCGCTGTAGCTGAGTTTGTATTGTCTGTGGATGTAGAGGCTGGAAAAATAGTGATTGCGCCGCCGGAAGGGCTGCTTGAGCTCTATATGACCTCCCCTACGAAATAA
- a CDS encoding acyl-CoA thioesterase, producing the protein MKDKKVSESRSHTTYRVLPQDTNPAGNLHGGVLLKQLDLIAATCAMRHARKPVVTASIDRMNFLRPAYVGELINLHANVNMVGRTSMEIGVRVEAENLLTGEFRHTNSAYLTFVAMGEDGKPSPVPQIILESGEDHRRNKEALERRTVRKLELQRERESAKACKCS; encoded by the coding sequence ATGAAAGATAAAAAGGTCAGTGAAAGCAGATCACATACAACCTACAGAGTATTACCGCAGGACACTAATCCAGCAGGCAATCTCCATGGTGGAGTTCTCCTTAAACAGCTAGACCTTATTGCTGCTACATGCGCAATGCGCCATGCTCGTAAGCCTGTAGTAACGGCTTCCATCGATAGAATGAATTTTTTGCGACCGGCATATGTGGGTGAGCTGATTAACCTTCACGCGAACGTGAATATGGTCGGCAGAACTTCTATGGAAATAGGGGTCAGAGTTGAAGCTGAGAATCTTTTGACGGGAGAATTTCGGCACACAAATTCTGCGTACCTGACTTTTGTAGCAATGGGAGAAGACGGAAAACCGTCTCCTGTCCCTCAGATTATCCTTGAAAGTGGAGAAGATCATCGGCGAAATAAAGAAGCCTTAGAACGCAGAACAGTTCGCAAACTTGAACTTCAACGCGAAAGGGAATCAGCAAAAGCCTGTAAATGCAGCTAA
- a CDS encoding RsbRD N-terminal domain-containing protein: MNLEEMLLEKKEVLAAKWFDIVLSSYPEATQKIWKSNSDKFTNPVGITTQRVTKELFDLIIEWKDVDAIAKTIEDLIKIRAVQEFAPSRALSFVFLFKKLLRDEFMQVLKKEGRLDELLAFETRIDNLGLIAFDIYTKNRDLITQMRIEEVKRSHHMLLRRVNEIEDASAKGAGQV; encoded by the coding sequence ATGAATCTCGAAGAAATGCTTTTAGAGAAGAAAGAAGTTCTGGCAGCAAAATGGTTTGATATTGTTCTATCTTCCTATCCTGAGGCGACTCAGAAAATATGGAAGAGTAACAGTGACAAATTCACTAATCCTGTTGGGATAACTACTCAAAGGGTCACAAAAGAACTTTTTGACCTAATTATTGAATGGAAAGATGTAGACGCAATAGCAAAGACCATTGAGGACTTGATTAAAATCAGGGCCGTACAGGAATTTGCGCCATCAAGAGCTTTGAGCTTTGTTTTCCTTTTCAAGAAACTGCTAAGAGATGAGTTTATGCAGGTTCTAAAAAAAGAAGGCAGACTTGACGAGTTGCTCGCGTTTGAGACCCGGATTGATAATCTGGGACTTATCGCGTTCGACATCTATACCAAGAATAGAGATTTGATCACGCAAATGAGAATTGAGGAAGTAAAACGCTCCCATCATATGCTCTTAAGGCGTGTCAACGAAATTGAGGATGCTTCGGCCAAAGGGGCCGGACAGGTGTAG
- the ffh gene encoding signal recognition particle protein, protein MFDSLSDRLSEAFKNFKGQGRLDEKNIQAGMREVRLALLEADVNFKVVKEFVEKVKERALGQDVQKSLSAGQQVVKIVNDELTELLGGEQEGLILKGKPAKIMMVGLQGAGKTTSAAKIALYLRRKKYKPYLVPADVYRPAAIEQLTVLAKQLDMPVYPSTTEMNPVDICRDAISKAEKAGCDVMLLDTAGRLHIDELLMDELVGIKEACSPDEILFVADAMTGQDAVNVAATFDEKLDVTGVVLTKMDGDARGGAALSIKSVTGKCVKFVGVGEKLSELELFHPDRAASRILGMGDVLSLIEKAQSVMDEGEAEKLTEKFRKAKFDLEDFRTQMRRMKKIGSMGSIMKLIPGLGGLTKQLGDIEMPDKELNRIEAIISSMTMKERQTPKLINVSRRKRIANGAGVEVAEVNSMLKNFEQMSKMMKKMMGGKGGKGKMPQMPNMPGMPGVGGGGGMPGLPGMEGMDGIDGMDGAGQPSREKSKKTLLARKKKKLNKQNRKKKKK, encoded by the coding sequence TTGTTCGATAGCTTATCAGATAGACTTTCCGAAGCCTTTAAAAACTTTAAAGGGCAAGGCCGATTGGATGAGAAAAACATCCAAGCGGGCATGCGTGAGGTTCGGCTCGCTCTATTAGAAGCGGACGTTAACTTCAAAGTCGTTAAAGAATTTGTAGAGAAGGTTAAGGAACGCGCTTTAGGACAAGACGTCCAGAAAAGTCTTTCTGCCGGACAGCAGGTTGTTAAGATCGTTAATGACGAACTTACTGAACTGCTTGGCGGAGAACAGGAAGGACTGATTCTAAAGGGTAAACCTGCTAAGATCATGATGGTCGGCTTGCAGGGTGCTGGTAAAACTACTTCAGCTGCAAAGATAGCCTTGTATCTTAGGCGCAAGAAGTATAAGCCCTATCTCGTTCCTGCTGACGTTTACCGTCCTGCTGCGATTGAACAGCTTACTGTTCTAGCTAAGCAGCTGGATATGCCCGTGTATCCTTCCACGACTGAAATGAATCCGGTAGACATCTGCCGTGATGCTATTTCAAAAGCGGAAAAAGCAGGCTGTGACGTCATGCTACTCGATACAGCCGGACGGCTGCATATCGATGAACTTTTAATGGATGAACTTGTTGGAATTAAAGAAGCATGTTCACCGGATGAAATACTTTTCGTAGCAGATGCAATGACAGGACAGGACGCTGTCAATGTAGCTGCAACGTTTGATGAGAAGCTTGATGTTACTGGCGTAGTACTGACGAAGATGGATGGTGATGCCCGAGGTGGTGCAGCTCTTTCTATTAAATCAGTTACTGGCAAGTGCGTTAAGTTTGTCGGCGTGGGTGAAAAACTTTCTGAACTGGAACTCTTTCATCCAGACAGGGCTGCTTCAAGAATCCTCGGAATGGGAGATGTCCTTTCCCTGATCGAGAAAGCTCAGTCCGTGATGGATGAAGGGGAAGCTGAAAAGCTTACTGAGAAATTCCGCAAGGCTAAATTTGACCTTGAGGATTTTCGCACCCAGATGCGCAGAATGAAAAAGATCGGTTCCATGGGCTCCATTATGAAGCTCATTCCGGGACTTGGTGGCCTTACCAAGCAGCTTGGTGACATCGAGATGCCAGACAAAGAACTGAACAGGATAGAGGCGATCATCTCCTCCATGACAATGAAGGAACGCCAGACTCCAAAGCTTATCAACGTCAGCCGCAGGAAGAGAATTGCCAACGGGGCCGGTGTTGAAGTGGCGGAAGTCAACTCAATGCTCAAAAATTTTGAGCAGATGAGTAAAATGATGAAAAAAATGATGGGCGGAAAAGGTGGAAAAGGCAAAATGCCTCAGATGCCGAATATGCCCGGAATGCCTGGAGTAGGTGGTGGTGGCGGAATGCCGGGATTGCCTGGTATGGAAGGGATGGATGGTATTGACGGAATGGATGGCGCAGGCCAGCCTTCAAGAGAGAAATCCAAGAAAACTCTTCTCGCTCGCAAAAAGAAAAAGCTAAATAAGCAAAATCGCAAGAAGAAAAAGAAATAA
- a CDS encoding KH domain-containing protein — MLKDLVEFIAKSLVDNPDDVIVTEIEGEQTSVIELKVAKEDLGKVIGKQGRTARAMRTLLGAASTKVRKRSVLEILE; from the coding sequence ATGTTAAAGGATTTAGTAGAATTCATTGCGAAATCTCTTGTTGATAATCCCGATGATGTAATAGTCACCGAGATTGAAGGAGAGCAGACATCTGTAATCGAGCTTAAAGTCGCGAAAGAGGACTTAGGTAAAGTTATCGGCAAGCAGGGACGCACCGCGAGAGCGATGAGAACTTTGCTTGGTGCTGCATCAACCAAGGTGAGAAAACGTTCTGTTCTAGAAATTCTAGAATAG